A genomic stretch from Anaerococcus mediterraneensis includes:
- a CDS encoding amidase family protein produces the protein MNIKATIEDFKNGKLSVVENTINTLEKIKNDKTNAYISFNEEDSIKRAQYLDEKLKNGEKLGKLFGIPISVKDNISYDNMKMTCASNMLRDFKPMFNAKVIDNIIAEDGIIIAKTNMDEFAMGSRGKTSAFGPTKNPIDESKVTGGSSSGSAASVAKGDVLVSLGTDTGGSVRGPASYCNILGYKPTYSMVSRNGVVSMTNTLDQVSLFAKNMDDMRLVASVVGGPDSNDMTARLEPYDFKKESYNFEGKNIGYISTDNPLYEGIEDQVKKDYQLALDQLKKMGANLSVVNLDHSKYANQVYNVVMSSEVSSNMSRFDGIRFGHQASDYNSIEELFVKSRSEGFGEEVQRRIALGTMYLSADDDQRVYKQGLKLRTLIKKDLEEAFEKYDLLITPTTTNLPPALDDDYQDPLSDFKADGFNVIVNLAGMCGVSVPVRKGISGSVQFIANKDEDNKLLNASEEFIRSLNEN, from the coding sequence ATGAATATAAAAGCTACAATCGAAGATTTTAAAAATGGAAAACTAAGTGTAGTAGAAAACACAATAAATACTTTGGAAAAAATAAAAAATGATAAGACAAATGCATACATTAGTTTTAATGAGGAAGACTCAATAAAGAGAGCACAATACCTAGATGAAAAATTAAAAAACGGGGAAAAACTAGGCAAACTTTTTGGTATACCTATATCAGTTAAAGATAATATATCATATGATAATATGAAAATGACCTGTGCTTCAAATATGTTAAGAGATTTTAAACCAATGTTTAATGCTAAAGTCATAGATAATATAATTGCAGAAGATGGGATAATAATAGCTAAAACAAATATGGATGAATTTGCTATGGGATCTAGGGGAAAGACATCAGCTTTTGGACCTACAAAAAATCCTATCGATGAAAGCAAGGTCACAGGTGGATCTTCATCTGGATCTGCTGCATCAGTTGCCAAAGGAGATGTACTTGTATCATTAGGAACAGATACTGGTGGATCAGTAAGAGGTCCAGCTAGTTATTGCAATATTCTTGGATACAAACCAACTTACTCAATGGTTAGCAGAAATGGCGTTGTATCAATGACAAATACCCTAGACCAAGTATCACTATTTGCAAAAAATATGGATGATATGAGACTAGTAGCCAGTGTTGTTGGTGGCCCAGACTCAAATGATATGACAGCAAGGCTTGAACCTTATGACTTTAAAAAAGAATCCTATAATTTTGAAGGTAAGAATATCGGATATATATCTACAGACAACCCACTTTACGAAGGTATTGAAGACCAGGTCAAAAAGGATTATCAGCTTGCTCTAGACCAATTAAAGAAAATGGGAGCGAATCTGTCTGTTGTAAACTTAGATCACAGCAAATACGCAAATCAGGTTTATAACGTGGTTATGTCTAGTGAAGTTTCATCTAACATGTCTAGGTTTGATGGAATTAGATTCGGTCACCAGGCAAGTGATTATAATTCGATCGAAGAATTATTTGTGAAATCTAGATCAGAAGGTTTTGGAGAAGAGGTTCAAAGAAGAATAGCCTTAGGAACCATGTATTTATCAGCTGATGATGACCAAAGAGTCTATAAACAAGGGTTAAAACTTAGGACTTTGATAAAAAAAGATTTAGAAGAAGCCTTTGAAAAATATGACCTACTAATAACCCCAACTACAACAAATCTCCCACCAGCCCTAGATGATGATTATCAAGATCCTTTAAGTGATTTCAAGGCTGATGGCTTTAATGTTATAGTAAACCTTGCAGGTATGTGTGGGGTATCTGTACCAGTTAGAAAAGGTATTTCAGGTTCAGTACAGTTTATAGCAAATAAAGATGAGGATAATAAATTACTAAATGCGAGCGAAGAATTTATAAGGAGTTTAAATGAAAACTAA
- a CDS encoding amidohydrolase family protein, producing MKVLIKNANILSMKGEEIFESDLLIEGSLIKKIEKNIDCQADKIIDGDGMLLMPGFVNCHTHVGMSLFRNYGPETDLMTWLNDYIWPLEDKLTGNEVYVASKLSFVEMVKNGISCFNDMYFFLDDTIKAANEVGIRGMVSRGLMTPDPDDLRIKENLDIYKKYKDSELIDVAFGPHAVYTSDFDYLSKIGKLAEDYSMPIHIHLSETKKENDDCIENFRMSPTEFLEKAGIFKNRTIAAHGVHLSDRDLDILSDNGVSIAHNPASNLKLSSGFMDLGKAMDKGVNVCLGTDSSASNNKLSILREMQLTALVSKLHSSREVSSYEILKMATINGAKALGLDDKIGTIEEGKLADLILIDLNNINHIPNNNLISSLIYSTYEEDIKYTIINGKVVYENARVNGINEGNLLAEAIDSSKNLGIL from the coding sequence ATGAAAGTACTTATTAAAAATGCAAATATCCTTTCAATGAAAGGTGAAGAAATATTTGAATCTGACCTATTAATTGAAGGATCCTTAATAAAAAAAATAGAAAAAAATATAGATTGTCAAGCTGATAAAATTATTGATGGTGATGGCATGCTTCTAATGCCTGGTTTTGTAAATTGTCATACACATGTAGGTATGAGTTTGTTTAGAAATTATGGACCAGAAACTGACCTTATGACTTGGTTAAATGATTATATATGGCCGCTGGAAGATAAACTGACAGGAAATGAAGTTTATGTAGCATCTAAACTATCATTTGTAGAAATGGTTAAAAATGGCATAAGTTGTTTTAATGATATGTACTTCTTTTTAGATGATACTATAAAAGCTGCAAATGAAGTTGGTATAAGAGGTATGGTTTCCAGGGGCCTTATGACCCCAGATCCTGATGATCTTAGGATAAAAGAAAACCTCGATATATATAAAAAATACAAAGATTCAGAACTTATAGATGTGGCCTTTGGTCCTCATGCAGTATATACATCAGATTTTGATTACTTATCAAAGATTGGAAAATTAGCAGAAGATTATAGTATGCCTATCCATATCCATTTATCTGAAACAAAAAAAGAAAATGATGATTGCATTGAAAACTTTAGGATGAGTCCTACAGAGTTTCTTGAAAAAGCGGGTATTTTTAAAAATAGAACTATTGCAGCCCATGGAGTTCATCTAAGTGATAGGGACCTGGATATTCTATCAGACAATGGGGTATCTATAGCTCACAACCCTGCTAGTAATCTAAAATTATCTTCTGGTTTCATGGACTTAGGCAAAGCCATGGATAAGGGTGTAAATGTATGTTTGGGAACAGACTCCTCAGCAAGCAACAACAAATTATCGATTCTAAGAGAAATGCAGCTTACAGCATTAGTGTCAAAATTACACTCATCTAGAGAGGTTTCTTCTTATGAAATTCTAAAAATGGCAACTATTAATGGCGCTAAGGCACTTGGCCTTGATGATAAGATTGGAACTATAGAAGAAGGTAAATTAGCTGATTTGATTTTGATAGATCTTAATAATATAAATCACATACCAAATAACAACCTCATTTCATCACTGATTTACTCAACCTATGAAGAAGATATAAAATATACTATAATAAATGGCAAAGTTGTTTATGAAAATGCTAGAGTAAATGGAATAAACGAGGGGAACTTATTAGCTGAAGCTATAGATTCAAGTAAAAATCTAGGTATATTATGA
- the gatC gene encoding Asp-tRNA(Asn)/Glu-tRNA(Gln) amidotransferase subunit GatC: protein MDVKEVERIYNLSNLSLENVDKELISKKFNKVLDFIESIFEVDTNGVEMTEYIKNHNAVFREDLPKESLERSKALENAKDTEYGYFRIDWKL, encoded by the coding sequence ATGGATGTAAAGGAAGTTGAGAGAATATACAATCTTAGTAATTTAAGTCTTGAAAATGTAGATAAAGAACTTATTTCAAAAAAGTTTAATAAAGTTTTAGACTTTATTGAAAGCATATTCGAGGTGGATACTAATGGTGTAGAGATGACAGAATATATAAAAAATCATAACGCTGTATTTAGGGAAGATCTTCCAAAAGAGTCATTAGAAAGGTCTAAGGCATTAGAAAATGCAAAAGATACTGAATACGGATATTTTAGGATAGATTGGAAATTATAG
- the murC gene encoding UDP-N-acetylmuramate--L-alanine ligase encodes MFEFNLDEHNYNNVHFIGIGGISMSGLAQLLYTKGYNITGSDRSMSDTVRGLIDHGIKVFIGQSKENIQNPDLVIYTDAIAEDNEELVAAKRVGCPVVTRGVFLGALMRNYKNSIAVSGSHGKSTTTSMISKILLHSDENPTILLGGKLDDMKGNVKVGSEDYLVTEACEYKGNIRYYFPQTVIVLNIDEDHLDYYKNIEDIVETFKDYLRNQDENSKTILNLNEDNNRLILDAVQGQLITYAQENEKADYNAVNIEFDDIGRPSFDLIMKDGNIEHFKLGVIGRHNINNAMAAIISCHENGIDIDTIRDNLIKYTGLDRRMQIMGYVDGATIMTDYGHHPSEILVTLDALAEHTKGRLICVWQPHTYSRTKSLFNDFLNSFNSADEVIVTDIYAAREAFDPSIHSKDVVDAMVKKGINAKYLSTFEEARDYIYEIIREDDLVLTTGCGNPDELAKMIVKDKKDLIKN; translated from the coding sequence ATGTTTGAATTTAATTTAGATGAACATAATTATAATAATGTTCATTTTATTGGTATTGGTGGAATTTCTATGAGCGGCTTGGCTCAGCTTTTATATACAAAAGGTTACAATATAACCGGTTCTGACAGAAGTATGTCTGATACTGTAAGAGGACTTATTGATCATGGCATAAAAGTATTTATTGGGCAAAGCAAAGAAAATATCCAAAATCCAGACCTTGTCATCTATACCGACGCGATAGCAGAAGATAACGAAGAGCTTGTTGCAGCTAAAAGAGTTGGCTGTCCAGTTGTCACTCGTGGAGTTTTCTTGGGCGCTTTGATGAGAAATTATAAAAATTCTATAGCCGTATCTGGTTCACATGGTAAATCTACAACTACTAGTATGATTTCAAAAATACTCTTACATTCTGACGAAAATCCAACAATTCTTTTAGGTGGTAAGTTAGATGATATGAAAGGAAATGTAAAAGTAGGATCCGAAGACTACTTAGTTACTGAAGCCTGTGAATACAAAGGAAATATAAGATATTATTTTCCACAAACTGTTATAGTTCTAAATATAGATGAAGACCACCTTGACTATTATAAAAATATAGAAGACATAGTAGAAACATTTAAAGATTACCTAAGAAATCAAGATGAAAATTCAAAAACTATTTTGAATTTAAATGAAGATAATAACAGATTAATATTAGATGCTGTACAAGGTCAACTAATAACCTATGCACAAGAAAATGAAAAAGCTGACTATAATGCTGTAAATATTGAATTTGATGATATTGGAAGACCAAGTTTTGATCTTATTATGAAAGATGGTAATATTGAGCATTTTAAACTTGGAGTAATAGGTAGGCATAATATAAACAATGCAATGGCTGCAATAATATCATGTCATGAAAACGGCATAGATATTGATACTATCAGAGATAATTTAATAAAATATACAGGACTTGATAGAAGAATGCAGATTATGGGTTATGTAGATGGTGCAACAATAATGACAGACTATGGTCACCACCCATCTGAAATCCTTGTAACATTAGATGCTCTAGCAGAGCATACAAAAGGTAGACTAATATGTGTATGGCAGCCTCATACTTATTCTAGAACAAAATCTTTGTTTAATGACTTCCTAAATAGTTTTAATTCTGCTGATGAAGTTATAGTCACAGATATTTATGCTGCAAGAGAGGCATTTGATCCAAGTATTCATTCAAAAGATGTAGTCGACGCTATGGTTAAGAAAGGTATAAATGCCAAGTATCTATCAACATTTGAAGAAGCTAGAGATTATATATACGAGATTATAAGAGAAGATGATCTTGTATTAACCACAGGTTGTGGAAATCCAGACGAACTTGCAAAAATGATTGTAAAAGATAAAAAAGATTTAATTAAAAATTAA
- a CDS encoding type II toxin-antitoxin system PemK/MazF family toxin gives MKVKRGDLFYADLSPVVGSEQGGVRPVIVVQNDTGNKYSPTIIVAPVTSQMNKAKLPTHVKLKGNNYGLPKNSVALMEQLRTIDKKRLREKIGSFSGNVMNKIDEALSISLALYND, from the coding sequence ATGAAAGTTAAAAGAGGCGATTTATTTTATGCAGATCTTTCTCCTGTAGTAGGCAGCGAGCAAGGAGGAGTAAGACCTGTTATAGTTGTACAAAATGATACAGGTAATAAATATTCACCTACTATAATAGTTGCTCCTGTTACAAGTCAGATGAACAAGGCAAAACTACCAACACATGTAAAGCTAAAAGGCAACAACTATGGTCTACCAAAAAACTCAGTTGCCCTTATGGAACAGCTCAGAACAATAGATAAAAAAAGATTACGTGAAAAGATCGGATCTTTCTCAGGCAATGTCATGAATAAAATTGATGAAGCCTTGTCTATATCATTGGCATTATACAATGATTAG
- the ligA gene encoding NAD-dependent DNA ligase LigA, with amino-acid sequence MDKKQELRNLVEELKKLDYHYYTLDEPLVSDGEYDKLYNKLLDLEKELDLVYDDSPSKRVGGQVLDGFERHYHITRLLSQDKAQSYDDLKDWIARCKKIMKAYEDTSGEKLADLEFIMEYKFDGLTINLTYENGMLKTASTRGNGIYGENVTAQVETIRSVPFVIEEKSLLEIQGEALMPISELKRYNKENELQLKNARNAAAGAIRNLDTSETAKRRLTAFFYAVPTNSLDFKDEEETLEFLKNQRFRVDSYHEKVSSIDEIIDQLEKIEIERKKLDILTDGVVIKINDKKTQDVLGYTNKFPRWSIAYKFEAEEFTTKLLEVQWNVGRTGKVTPSAIVDPVDFSGVTVTRATLNNYDDIERKKLRLGSTVFIRRSNDVIPEILGVVDENEEGTQKIEKPSRCPYCHSELIQGNVHIICLNSISCTPQLLARMEHYASRNAMDIEGLSEKTISQLIDEYGIKEIYDIYDLRYDDLIELDRFGPKKTQNLLDAIEASKEADLSHFIYAIGIPNVGERTARDLADKFKTFDRLKNAGNDELIEVEDIGEITAANIVDFFHDEEITRSIDILLDKGIKLISPKDQDENNKNLDGLNIVVTGTIDGYNRNDIKDILEKSGANVRSSVSKNTDLVLAGESPGSKKEKAISLSVKILEDSELYKFLSDLKGE; translated from the coding sequence ATGGATAAAAAACAAGAATTGAGAAACTTAGTAGAAGAATTAAAGAAACTTGATTATCATTACTACACTTTGGATGAACCCTTAGTCTCCGACGGTGAATATGATAAACTTTATAATAAGCTTCTTGACTTAGAAAAAGAATTAGACTTAGTATATGATGATTCTCCAAGCAAAAGAGTAGGTGGACAGGTCCTAGATGGATTTGAAAGACACTACCATATTACAAGACTTTTAAGCCAGGACAAGGCCCAATCATATGATGATCTTAAAGATTGGATAGCAAGATGCAAGAAAATTATGAAAGCCTATGAAGATACTAGTGGGGAAAAACTTGCTGATTTAGAATTTATAATGGAATATAAATTTGATGGATTAACTATCAATTTGACATATGAAAATGGTATGTTAAAAACTGCTTCTACAAGGGGCAATGGTATTTATGGAGAAAATGTTACTGCTCAGGTTGAAACAATAAGGTCTGTCCCATTTGTTATCGAGGAGAAAAGTCTTTTAGAAATCCAGGGTGAGGCTCTCATGCCTATCTCTGAACTAAAAAGATATAACAAAGAGAATGAACTTCAATTAAAAAATGCCAGGAATGCCGCTGCTGGTGCGATTAGAAACTTAGATACCAGTGAAACTGCAAAAAGGAGATTGACAGCATTTTTCTATGCGGTTCCAACAAATAGCCTTGATTTCAAGGATGAGGAAGAAACGTTAGAATTTCTAAAAAATCAAAGATTTAGGGTTGATTCTTACCATGAAAAAGTTTCTAGTATAGATGAAATAATTGACCAACTAGAAAAAATAGAAATTGAAAGAAAAAAACTTGATATATTAACTGACGGTGTAGTTATTAAAATAAATGACAAGAAAACCCAAGATGTTTTAGGATATACAAATAAATTCCCTAGATGGTCCATAGCATATAAATTTGAAGCTGAAGAGTTTACTACAAAATTATTAGAAGTCCAGTGGAATGTGGGTAGGACAGGCAAGGTCACACCTTCTGCTATTGTAGATCCAGTAGATTTTTCTGGAGTTACAGTCACAAGGGCAACCTTGAATAACTATGACGATATAGAAAGAAAAAAATTAAGACTCGGATCAACAGTATTTATTAGAAGATCTAATGATGTTATACCAGAGATATTGGGTGTAGTTGATGAAAACGAAGAAGGCACTCAAAAAATAGAAAAGCCTAGCCGTTGTCCATATTGTCATAGCGAACTGATCCAAGGCAATGTCCATATAATTTGTCTGAATTCTATATCTTGTACGCCTCAACTTTTGGCGAGAATGGAGCATTATGCATCTAGAAATGCAATGGATATCGAGGGGCTTTCTGAAAAAACAATTAGTCAGCTTATTGATGAATATGGTATAAAAGAAATTTATGATATTTATGACCTTAGATATGATGATTTGATAGAATTAGATAGATTTGGACCTAAGAAAACTCAAAACCTTCTAGATGCTATAGAAGCAAGCAAAGAAGCGGACCTAAGTCATTTTATATATGCTATTGGTATACCAAATGTTGGAGAGAGAACTGCTAGGGACTTGGCAGATAAGTTTAAAACATTTGATAGGCTTAAAAATGCAGGAAATGATGAATTGATTGAAGTTGAGGATATTGGTGAAATAACAGCTGCAAATATAGTTGACTTTTTCCATGATGAGGAAATAACTAGATCAATAGATATTTTACTAGATAAGGGAATAAAACTTATAAGTCCAAAAGACCAGGATGAAAATAATAAAAACCTTGATGGTTTGAATATTGTAGTAACAGGTACTATAGACGGATATAATAGAAATGATATTAAAGACATTCTTGAAAAAAGTGGAGCAAATGTCAGGTCATCTGTTTCTAAAAATACAGATTTAGTACTAGCCGGTGAAAGTCCTGGATCAAAGAAAGAAAAAGCAATAAGTCTATCTGTGAAGATTTTAGAAGACAGTGAGCTTTATAAATTTTTATCAGATTTAAAAGGAGAATAG
- the alr gene encoding alanine racemase, with translation MQETYLEVNIDKIRKNIIKLKSLDPNSLFCAVVKANAYGLGVVEISKNIEDLVDYFAVARASEAFILRKNKIKKPILVLGYIDLNDIKKCSELDIDIPIYDLEYAKSIDDLGYQLKCHLALDTGHSRLGFRRFEIDKIRELKDLNNLDIISAFSHFSTADEKDTSYTQKQLNIFDEIISAINNDFDFKFLHISNSAGLIKHKISKGMIRAGISIYGLYPSDVLKNEEDVVLERSFRLFSTVSFVKDIDKDTPVSYGRTFISHKKMKVATVTIGYADGFLRSFSNVGDVYINGHNCKILGRICMDQIIVDVSDIDVKIGDRVEIYRDIYRQAKNAGTITYELMTNISLRVTRSYILDNHLFKTINYLGEIYES, from the coding sequence ATGCAAGAAACATATTTAGAAGTCAATATAGATAAAATAAGAAAAAACATAATAAAGCTAAAAAGTTTAGATCCAAATTCATTATTTTGTGCAGTTGTAAAGGCGAACGCTTACGGTCTCGGAGTTGTTGAGATAAGTAAAAATATAGAGGATTTAGTTGATTATTTTGCTGTTGCTAGGGCAAGCGAGGCATTTATACTCAGAAAAAACAAGATAAAAAAACCAATATTAGTTTTAGGCTATATAGACTTAAATGATATAAAAAAATGTTCAGAACTTGATATAGACATACCCATATACGATCTTGAATATGCAAAATCTATAGATGATTTAGGCTATCAATTAAAATGTCATCTAGCCTTGGATACAGGCCATAGCAGATTAGGGTTTAGAAGATTTGAAATAGATAAAATTAGGGAGCTTAAAGACCTGAATAACTTAGATATTATTTCAGCTTTTAGCCATTTTTCTACAGCCGATGAAAAAGATACAAGTTATACACAAAAACAACTAAATATTTTTGATGAGATTATAAGTGCTATAAATAATGATTTTGATTTTAAGTTTTTACATATATCTAATTCTGCTGGCCTTATAAAACATAAAATAAGCAAAGGGATGATAAGGGCTGGTATATCTATTTATGGACTTTATCCATCTGATGTCCTTAAAAATGAAGAAGATGTTGTTTTAGAAAGATCTTTTCGATTATTTTCTACAGTTTCATTTGTAAAGGACATAGATAAAGACACTCCTGTAAGTTATGGTAGAACATTTATTAGTCATAAGAAAATGAAAGTTGCTACTGTTACTATTGGGTATGCAGATGGATTTCTTAGAAGTTTTTCAAATGTTGGTGATGTGTATATAAATGGTCATAATTGCAAAATACTGGGAAGAATCTGCATGGACCAAATTATTGTTGACGTTAGTGATATAGATGTTAAAATCGGTGATAGGGTAGAAATCTATAGGGATATTTATAGGCAAGCAAAAAATGCCGGTACTATAACATATGAATTAATGACAAATATTTCACTTAGGGTGACAAGGTCATATATATTAGATAATCATCTGTTTAAAACTATTAATTATTTAGGAGAAATATATGAAAGTTAA
- a CDS encoding NAD(P)H-hydrate dehydratase: MIGIDIVEIDKVRKKVNNNRFDKIFTDKELAYALSKNNYTQTLSGIFAAKEAIVKAYNLSLVYIIRKRIEIIYKNSKPFGLIDGKLIDGEISISHDKDYAISICQAYVNIHNNIEVDQEMKKLVIKRSKESHKGTYGKIAILGGSEGMAGSCYLSSKAALRTGAGLVYLLVPQSISNILQIKCTEQIIKTIETYNLKYSNSIYKQILSYLNDKDVLAIGPGMGSDESLNLLIGKILIDFDGKFIIDADGLNALSKDKSILGVDKEIVLTPHIKEFSRLTGLSIKEINTNRVEISKSFAKKHKVILVLKSENTIVTDGNNIYINKIGNPGMATAGSGDVLTGIIASLLHIMPSYLAAKLGVYLHSLAGDLASIDLTEQAMIASDIIDNLPKALSLMR; the protein is encoded by the coding sequence ATGATCGGCATAGATATAGTAGAAATAGACAAAGTCAGAAAAAAAGTTAATAATAATAGATTTGATAAAATTTTTACTGATAAAGAGCTGGCATATGCCTTATCAAAAAACAATTATACTCAGACCTTAAGCGGTATTTTTGCCGCAAAGGAAGCTATTGTCAAGGCTTATAATTTATCATTAGTTTATATTATTAGGAAAAGAATAGAAATTATTTATAAAAATTCTAAACCATTTGGTCTCATAGATGGAAAATTAATTGATGGAGAAATATCTATCAGCCATGACAAAGACTATGCTATTTCTATTTGCCAAGCATATGTTAATATTCATAATAATATTGAAGTAGATCAAGAGATGAAGAAACTTGTAATAAAAAGATCTAAAGAGTCTCATAAGGGTACATATGGGAAAATAGCCATACTTGGTGGATCGGAAGGTATGGCTGGATCTTGTTATCTATCATCAAAAGCTGCCCTTAGAACTGGAGCTGGACTAGTATATCTTTTGGTTCCACAATCCATTAGTAATATCTTGCAAATAAAATGCACAGAACAGATAATAAAAACTATAGAAACTTATAATTTAAAGTATAGTAATTCTATATACAAACAAATCTTATCCTATTTAAATGACAAAGACGTATTAGCCATAGGACCTGGTATGGGTAGCGATGAAAGTTTAAATTTATTGATTGGAAAGATTTTAATAGATTTTGATGGTAAATTTATTATAGATGCTGATGGGCTTAATGCTTTATCTAAGGATAAATCAATTTTGGGTGTAGATAAAGAAATAGTCCTAACACCACATATCAAAGAATTTTCTAGGTTAACTGGCTTAAGTATAAAAGAAATAAATACTAATAGGGTAGAAATTTCAAAATCTTTTGCTAAAAAACATAAAGTCATCCTAGTTTTGAAATCAGAAAATACAATTGTTACAGATGGTAATAATATTTATATAAATAAAATAGGAAATCCTGGGATGGCTACTGCAGGCAGTGGAGATGTATTAACTGGGATTATTGCTAGCTTATTACATATTATGCCCTCTTACTTAGCGGCAAAACTTGGTGTTTATCTTCATTCTTTAGCAGGTGATCTTGCTAGCATAGATCTTACAGAACAAGCTATGATAGCTAGTGATATTATAGATAATTTACCAAAAGCTCTTAGCTTAATGAGGTAA
- the gatB gene encoding Asp-tRNA(Asn)/Glu-tRNA(Gln) amidotransferase subunit GatB, whose translation MKTKTIIGLEIHVELSTDTKMFCSCKNEFGAVPNTNVCPICLGHPGTLPVMNKKAVEYAVMAGLAFNCKIRNKQKVDRKKYFYPDLVKGYQITQFDKPYATEGYLELENGKHIKIREIHMEEDTGKSNHNEDDVVLMDYNRAGVPLIEIVTDPDMNSPEEAREFVENLAATLKFLGISDCIMAEGSMRVDVNVNIKDEDTGLRTEIAEIKNINSIKAIENALEYEIKRQKDLLENDQTGNKETRRWDDIKLETVHMRNKEVGNDYRFSADGDIPDIYLSDEFINNIKENLPELPKDKEKRYMKEYKLSQYDANLLSHDRNLADLFESTDKLVKDPNTSANWILSELSRRLNEAEETPKTMNLSVDNFAKLINLAKNNKINNNVAKKLLREIYNSDEDPEVLAKERNLLQISDSNFLEKIVDEVLSENPESIEDIKNGKDRAFGFLVGQAMKKTKGKGNPQEINKLLKEKIGE comes from the coding sequence ATGAAAACTAAAACAATAATCGGTCTTGAAATTCACGTAGAACTTTCAACAGATACAAAGATGTTTTGCTCCTGTAAAAATGAATTTGGAGCAGTCCCTAACACAAACGTATGTCCAATATGCTTAGGCCATCCAGGTACTTTGCCAGTAATGAACAAGAAAGCTGTAGAATATGCAGTCATGGCGGGTCTTGCATTTAATTGTAAAATAAGAAATAAACAAAAAGTTGATAGAAAAAAATATTTTTATCCAGACTTAGTGAAAGGCTATCAGATAACCCAATTTGACAAGCCATATGCCACTGAAGGATATCTTGAGCTTGAAAATGGTAAGCATATAAAAATCAGAGAAATTCATATGGAAGAAGATACAGGTAAGTCAAATCACAATGAGGATGATGTTGTACTTATGGACTATAATAGGGCAGGTGTGCCGCTCATAGAAATAGTAACTGATCCTGATATGAATTCACCAGAAGAAGCTAGAGAGTTTGTAGAAAACCTAGCAGCAACGCTCAAATTCCTTGGCATATCTGACTGTATTATGGCTGAAGGATCTATGCGTGTGGATGTCAATGTTAATATAAAAGATGAGGATACTGGCCTAAGAACAGAAATTGCAGAGATTAAAAATATAAACTCAATCAAGGCAATAGAAAATGCTCTTGAATATGAAATAAAAAGACAAAAAGACCTTCTAGAAAACGATCAAACAGGCAATAAAGAAACTAGAAGGTGGGATGATATAAAACTTGAAACCGTCCATATGAGAAATAAAGAAGTCGGTAATGACTACAGATTTTCTGCTGATGGAGATATACCTGATATTTATTTAAGTGATGAATTTATAAATAATATAAAAGAAAACTTACCAGAACTACCAAAAGATAAAGAAAAAAGGTATATGAAAGAATATAAATTGAGTCAATATGATGCAAATTTACTAAGTCATGATAGAAACCTAGCTGACCTATTTGAATCAACTGACAAACTGGTAAAAGATCCTAATACTAGTGCTAATTGGATTTTATCGGAACTTTCAAGGAGATTAAATGAAGCAGAAGAAACACCTAAGACTATGAATTTGTCTGTAGATAATTTTGCTAAACTAATAAATCTTGCAAAAAATAACAAGATAAATAACAATGTAGCTAAAAAACTTCTTAGAGAAATTTATAATTCTGATGAAGATCCAGAAGTACTAGCTAAGGAAAGAAATCTTCTACAAATATCTGATTCTAACTTTTTGGAAAAGATTGTAGATGAAGTTTTATCAGAAAATCCAGAATCAATAGAAGATATAAAAAATGGAAAAGATAGGGCTTTTGGTTTCTTGGTAGGCCAGGCTATGAAAAAAACAAAAGGCAAGGGCAATCCACAAGAAATCAACAAATTATTAAAAGAAAAGATAGGAGAGTAG